ATTGTTGATGTGGGATTACGCAATGGTGGTAACTATGTACCTGAAGTGATACAGCTGTCCACCGGTTTTGATCTGACAGCTGCGGCAATCCACAGCGCGCTGGGATTGGAGTATAACGCCCCATGGCTTAAATGCCCGACCCCAGCCCCAGTGGCTTCGTACCTGGTAGGCAGCCGGTTTCATGGCCGATTCATGGGAATGGATTTTGATCCAGAGCTAAAACCATTTATAGTCGAAGTACGGCCATTCATAGAGGTCGGCGATGAACTTCAGCCTTACACGCGCTCGGACCTGGCAGCAGGCATCGTCTTTCTTAGATTTCCTGGCATGGATATATTGCGCCAGTGTATGGATCGGATTGAAGATTTAATCAAACTGCATATTGCACCTATCCGACTGGATGCAGCGCAGAAAGCACCGACCGGCCAGCATAGTGAATTCAAGAATTTCCATGAACTGATATCACCCTTCCTTCGTCAAAAGATGGCGGAAGCCGAAAAGAGGCAGGATCATACTGTTCTGCGTGTTTTAACTCGTGAGTACGTGGAAAGTGCACTTGAACGCAAGCTAATGGCACAGGAAGGGCTTAGGCACTATGACGCCGAGGTGACGGTGGAATGGGAAGGGGTGGAGATTAATGGCATCGAACGGCTCTATCGACGGGTCATACTCTTTGAGCTTGTGCAACACTGTGCTGCGCACTGCCGCTATTGTTTGCGCCGAAACTACGACCCGTGGAACCACTCGCGGGAAGACATCATGCGGGCAGCGCGTTACATCGGCATGGCGCCTGGCCACGAAGAAATCCGAGAAGTGCTTGTGACCGGGGGGGACCCTGGGATCGTACCCGAGAAAGTTGACATGTTCCTAAGCGCCTTAGCAGAATCGGCCAAGCAAATTGCGGTCGTTCGCCTGGCCACAAGAATGCCCATTCACCAGCCGGACCTGGTTAACGAACGTCTGCTCAAAGTTTTGGAAAAAAAGCGACCTTTCCGAATTGAAATAGCCACACAGATCAACCATGCCTCCGAAATTTTCCCGGAAGTGGAGGCGGCCTACCGGCGGCTGCTGGAGGTGGTGCCTTGTGTTTACAACCAAGCCGTCTTGCTCAAAGGCGTTAACGACACTGCGGAAGAACTGATTGACTTGTGCGATCGCGTGCGAGAGCTTGGGATTGAAAGCCACTATCTATTCCATTGTGTACCCATCGGCGGGATCAGTTCATGGCGTACGTCACTAGCACAGGCCTTAGAACTGGCCCGGAAGGTCTCTCAGTCGGGTAAGATATCCGGGCGCGCCAAACCTAAGTTTGTGCTCATGACCAGTATAGGAAAAATAACTCTGTATGAAGGCGTAGTACTCGATCATAAAGATGGACGCTGTCTATTTCACTCGGAGTACCTATACGAGGAGCGAAAGCGATGGAATCCCGCATGGGAATTGCCAGAGAATGCTTTCATTGATCAGAACGGCTTTCTCTGCATCTGGTACACGGACACAGAGGAATGAAATTTCTGGACAATATAGAGCAGAAGATCAACAACCATCAGAACCTTGATTAGGAGTGTCGATATGGATTCATACGTTTCTATTGGTGGATACTCGATCGGCAAGGGGCATTCGGCCTATTTGGTAGCCGAGATGTCGGCCAACCACAATCAGAGCTTCGACCAAGCAATACGCATTTTGCACGCCGCGAAAGACGCAGGGGCGAATGCTGTTAAGCTGCAGACCTATACACCCGATACCATCACGCTTAATTGTGAAAATGCGGAATTTAAAATCGAAGGGACGATCTGGGCTGGTAAGAATCTTTATCAACTCTACGGTGAGGCCTATACTCCATGGGACTGGCAGCCAAAATTGAAGAAAATTGCCAACGATCTCAGCATGGATCTCTTTTCGACGCCCTTCGACGAAACCGCCGTTGACTTCCTCGAAAAGATGGACGTTCCGGCATACAAAATAGCGTCTTTTGAATTGGTGGACACGGGGCTTCTCCGAAAAGTCGCTCGCACCGGTAAGCCCGTTATCATGTCCACTGGCATGGCGACGCTGGCCGAAATCGATGAGGCGGTGGTGACATTGCGCGAGGCAGGATGTGAGCAGTTGATTTTGCTCAAATGCACAAGTGCCTATCCGGCCAACCCGGCGGAGATGAACCTGCGCACAATCCCCCATATGGCTGAGGCGTTTGGCGCGCCCATCGGCCTTTCCGACCATACCTTGGGCATCGCCGTTCCGATTGCCGCCGTCACCCTCGGTGCCTGCATCATCGAAAAACATTTCACATTGTCCCGCGCCATACCAGGCCCCGATAGTGCCTTTTCACTGGAACCCCATGAATTCAAGGCAATGGTCGAAGCCATCCGCACTGCCGAAAAAGCACTTGGCAACGTTAGCTATGAAGTTACCGAAGACGAAGCCACCAGCCGCATCTTCCGTCGCTCCCTTTTTATCGTTAGGGATATGATAGCTGGCGATCTATTTACTCAAGAGAATGTGCGTTCCATAAGGCCTGGGAATGGTTTACACACTAAACACTTACAGAATGTGTTGGGGCGTAAATCGAATCGGGATATAAAATGTGGTACGCCACTAAATTGGGAGCAAATTAGCTGAAAAAATGCAAAAAGACATGAATCACGGAGAATGCCATGTACCTCGGAAAGGCTGAAAAAATCATTGCAACCATTGAGGCAAGAATGACCTCTTCTCGACTTCCAGGGAAAGTATTGCTTCCTCTCGCGGCTTCCCCAGCTTTGCAGCGTATAGTCGAAAGGATACGGCGCAGCCGCTATGTGGACGATGTCGTGGTGGCGACAACAGTAAATGTTGAAGACGGACCGATTGAGGACCTCTGTGTGAAAATAGGATGTCGATACCACCGAGGAAGCGAAGAGGACGTTTTACAGAGGGTGCTTGATGCCGCCCATGAGTCTAAAGCTGATCTTATAGTCGAAATTACAGGTGATTGTCCACTCATAGATCACAGACATATCGATCATCTAATTGAGCTTTATTACGCCGGTGATCATGATTATGTTTCTAATGCTATTGAGCGGTCCTTCCCGGATGGGTTCGATGTACAAGTTTTTCCGACCAGAGTCCTTGAAGTAGTCGATAAACTTACAGATAACCCGATAGACCGCGTACATGTGAGTTACTATATCTATACACATCCCGAGAGGTTCAAATTGGTCAATTGGAGAGCAGAAGGGGAGATGCTCTGGCCCGGCTTAGGTTTAATCCTTGATGAACAGGATGACTATGAGTTGCTAAAAATAATTTATGAAAAGTTAATGTCGATAAATGAGGATTTTTCTGCAGAGGATGTGGTGTCTTTATTGCGTAAGAACCCAAAATATCTTGAGATCAATGCCCATGTACGGCGCAAGACTGCAAGTGAAGGATAGATGGACAGCTACCGGGCTGCGATAATTGGTTGTGGGATGATCGGCGCATTTTTTGATGTACCCGCATCAGATTCTGTTCTCACACACGCGAAGGCATACACAACCCATCCCCGTACACATTTATGCGCGGTGATGGACATCGACGAGGAAAAGGCTGCATCAGCGGGTGACATTTGGGATTGCGCATACTACTCTGAAATCGATGATTTGTTTCATCATGAGAAGCCGGACATTGTCAGCGTCTGTACCCCCACAGAAAATCACTACAACTGTCTACGGGACCTTGTGAGGTTTAGACCCCGTGCAGTCATTGCAGAAAAGCCCCTAACAGATAAAACAAACCTTTCACAGGAGATTGTAAGGCTATATGCCAGTGAAGGGATTCCACTCTTTGTTAACTATACTCGACGCTACGATCCTGTGTTGCAGAGGGTCAGAGCTGATATATTAAGTAAAAAATTTGGAACCGTCTTGTACGCTATGATCATCTACACCAAAGGTATATTGCACAACGGTTCTCACGCAGTGGACCTCTGCCATTTTCTTTTTGGGGAGTTGCATGAATCGCACCCCGTATGGGGGCGCTACGTCTATTCATCGGAGGACCCCACTATTAGTGCATTTCTTTCTTTTGAACGTTGCGCGAATGTTTTTTTCATTGCGGCTGATGAACGATATTATTCTATTTTCGATTTTGAAATCGCCGGCGAAAATAGAAAGATCCGCTTTGAAAATTCTGGATTAGAATATCGAGAAGATGTTGTTAGAGACGACCCTATGTTCAGCGGATACCGCGACTTGAAAAGGACCAGATATAGGCGCACAGGATTACATAAAGCCATGCTCGGCCTTGTGGACAATGTTGTCCGATATCTCGAAGGAGATGACCAAATTCTATGTAGCGGTGCCGATGCATACTTAACACAAATCGTGTGTGAGAATTTAATCAAGACATACCGTGGGGCCCATGCTTGAGTCATTGAAAAAAATAGCTCCGTTGCTAACTCCTTACGGAAAGGTTTTCTTATACAGTGTCGATCCTGGCGCTTACGCGATAATGCGACCTATCTATGAATTATTATTAAGTACAGGGGGGGAAACGCAGTGGATCGTTGACGGATGGTGCCGTAACGCTATTGAATGTGAGTATCCCTTCACGGTGCTGTCTTCATTCAAGGAAGACTTCTGTCAAATTAATTTAGATGGCTGTTGTATGTTATTAGGTTCACAGACTAACTTTGAGGCAACCCATAATACCCTTCGTTTCTGCAAAGAGAAGGGTATTGCTACCATTTTCCTTTTTGATCATTGGGGGAACTACCTCTCGCATTTTCATAGTCCAATAGATAATAGTTTATACCTGCCAGATAAAATTTGCGTTCCTGATGAGATTGGACGTCAGACTTTGTGTGCAGAGCTCCTTCCCTTATTGGAAAACGAACGATACGCTAATAATATCCAAGTGGTCGGCCATCCGGCTATTGAGAATAGTGTGAATGCTATTTGTTCAATGACTACAAGTGAAATTGAAATAATCAAGAGAAGATTAATTCCTGTAGACAAACGGATCGTCCTTTTTCTTCTTGAACCAATAGAGGATGGCCTTGGATATAATAGCGATGGCACCCCTTTCTTAGGCTATAACGAATATTCTGTACTAAGATACATTCTTTCCTTGCCCGATTTCGATGATGTTCAAATGATTATCAAGCCGCACCCAAGGCAAGATATTGAAAAGATAAAAATGTTTCTTCTACCTTACGCACATCGAGATATACTTTTGGTGGAGAATGAGAAATTAGAAAATCTGATTGCCATAGCGGACGAGGTTCTGGGAATGACGACGATTGCTTTGATAATTGCTTTAAAAGCCGGTAAAAAAATTAGAAGTGTCCAGGTAGGGAGAAATGAAAGAGGGAAGAATCTGCACAACCCCTACTTTGAGGAGAACATCGTGTTATGAACAGGGAGGATGAATATGAAATTAGCAATTAACGGAGGATTGCCGGTTAGAACTAAACCCTTTCCAGCTCACCGGTATATAGGTGAGGAAGAAAAGGAGGCGGTGAACCGTGTCCTCGATTCAGGCATTCTCTCTCGTTTCCTGGGGTGCTGGCACGACGACTTTTACGGTGGCCCGGAGGTCCAAGTTCTGGAAAAGGAGTGGGCGCAATACTTTAATGTGAAGCATGCCATCGCAGTGAATTCTTGCACCTCAGGGTTATACTGCGCTGTTGGGGCAACGGGAATCGAGCCGGGTGAAGAAGTCATAGTTTCTCCTTTTACAATGAGCGCATCGGCTGTAGCGCCGCTCATTTATAACGCCATTCCCGTTTTTGCCGATGTGGAGCCGGACTATTTCTGCCTGGACCCGAATGAGGTGGAAAAAAAGATCACACCACGGACACGGGCTATCATCGTTGTAGATATTTTTGGCCTTCCTTATGATGCTGAAGCCATTAACACCATTGCCAAGAAACACGGACTCCTGGTTATTGAAGACACAGCACAAGCTCCCGGCGCCCTCTATAAAGGGAAGTACGCGGGAACACTGGGTGATATGGGTGTTTACTCCCTGAACTACCACAAACATATCCACTGTGGGGAAGGAGGAATTGTAGTAACAGACGATGACGCACTGGCAGATCGCGTCCGTCTGATCCGTAACCATGCAGAGGCAGTTGTGGAGCAAAAGGGTGTAACAGACATCCGAAACATGATTGGCTTTAACTACAGGATGACTGAGATCGAGGCATCAATTACACGCTGTCAACTCAAGAAACTGGATAGCCTGATCCGGATACGGCAGGAAAATTGTGCCTATCTTTCGGAAAAACTCGCAGAGATACCTGCACTTGAGCCTGCCCGTGTACGTCGGGATTGCACGCATGTGTATTATGCCTATCCGGTGAAATACAGGGAAGATGTGGCGGCTGTGCCGCGCGAGATATTTATTGAAGCAGTGGTGGCGGAGCTTTCGCCGACAGAATTGCGGGAAGGGGAAGGCGTCCTTATCGGTTGCGGTTATGTGAAACCCCTCTATCTCCAACCACTATATCAGAAGAAGATAGCCTATGGTTCAAAGGGCTGCCCCTTTGGACCGCCATGGTATAATCATGATACAAATTACGGTAGAGGCCTCTGCCCGGTAACAGAGCTACTCCATGAGAAGGAACTCTTCACACACGAACTGATGCGGCCAGGGATGACACGGGAGGACTTGGACGATGTAGTGAAGGCCTTCTGCAAAGTATGGGAATATCGGAATACGCTTAACTTCTAAAATAAAAACACAGCATATCATGGCAGAATCACCCATTATTAAAACGCCCCGGCTTCGTATCATACCTTTTTCCAAAGAATATCTGACGCCCCGTTATACAGGATGGCTAAACGATCCGGAGGTCATGCGCTACAGCGAACAGCGCCATAAAAGCCATACACTGGAGTCGTGCAGGCAATATTGGCAGTCATTCGCAGATACACCCCATTATTTTTGGGCCGTTACTGCGATTGATCCAAATATCGGGCATATCGGCAACATCAACGCCTATGTGGATGAAAAAAATTCGCTGGCGGACATAGGAATTATGATCGGTGAAAAAACTGCGTGGCGTAAGGGTTACGGTCTGGAAGCTTGGCAAGCCGTATGCAGCTACCTGCTGGATGATGTCGGAATAAGAAAGGTGACGGCGGGGACCATGGCGGCGAACAAAAGCATGTTGCGAATCATGGAGAAATCAGGAATGGTTGCTGATGGCCGCCGTATTCGCCACTATATTTTTAATGCTGCGGAAGTGGACGTCATCCATGCCGCATTATTTAAAACAAGTTTTAAAAAGGTATAGTGCAATTATTTGAACAATCTCTAATATATGCAAATATATGCAAAAAAATATTTTATTTGGCGAATAATGTTCTCCCTGCCACTCGATTAGATAAATTTAAGGATGTATATGAAAACACTTTTTAAAAAAATGATACCCGAATCAAAACATGATTTGATAAGACATATTATTAACGAAACAAAGCAAATACACATCGATGAGCAAACCAAAAAATTTATTAGGCACAATCAAGAAATATGGAAAGATTTCTCAGTAAGCAAACCCGAAGCAGAAGTTTTATTTGAACTGACTGCAATGCAGCCCAATATCATTTCTTACGGCTATTTAGCAAATATTTTAGCCAAGAAGCATAATGCTGAGATAATGGCTTATTCGTTTGGGGAAAATATTAGGATATCACGCCTGCATGGTAAAATTTATAAATCTTTTAATGCCAAAACTTTTTCATATTTTCTTACCCAAAACCAATTGCTTGAACTTGAGAAATTGTTTAACGAAGTCTATTCAAGTCTGAAGACGAAAAAAGATGTGTTTAATCTGAGCGTTTCAGGTGTATGGTTTGGGGATTTGCTTTACGATTCTCATTTGAGGACTCATAATGTTCCTACGGTAGTTATAAATGACTATAGATTTAAAGAATCATTAAAAAAGGCATTGTATCAATACATCTTCTGGCGAGATTATTTTGATAAACACAATGTAAAGGCCATTAATGTCACTCATTGCGCTTATCTGATCGCAATTCCTATGCGAATCGCTATTCAGCGAAGTATCCCTGCTTATCAGTGTAATTTTCATGGCTGTTACTATATGACAAAGGAAAGACTTTGGGCCTATAACGATTACTGTTATTATCCCCGGCAATTCCGTAAGTTGCCTGAGGATAAACAGAAGAACGGATTGAAAACTGCCAGAAAGCAAATTGGGTACCGCTTTGCAGGAAAAGTCGGGGTGGATATGGCTTATTCTGCAAAATCGGCTTATACGAATATAAGAAGAGGTAAGGTATTGTCGGAAAATAATAAGATTAAAGTATTGATTGCCGCTCATTGCTTCTTTGATAGTCCCAACGGGCTTGGAGTAAATCTTTTCACCGATTTTTATGAGTGGCTGACATTTCTTGGGTATATTTCAGAAAAAACAGATTACGACTGGTATATAAAAACTCATCCAGACTATTTACCCGGAAATAATGCAATTATTAATGAATTCATCAATAAATATCCCAAGTTTGCTCTAATTCATGCTGAAACATCGCACCATCAAATTATTGATGAAGGAATTGATTTTGCGCTTACTGTCTACGGAACAATTGGATTTGAATATGCTGCCTTG
The DNA window shown above is from Pseudomonadota bacterium and carries:
- a CDS encoding DegT/DnrJ/EryC1/StrS family aminotransferase, translating into MNMKLAINGGLPVRTKPFPAHRYIGEEEKEAVNRVLDSGILSRFLGCWHDDFYGGPEVQVLEKEWAQYFNVKHAIAVNSCTSGLYCAVGATGIEPGEEVIVSPFTMSASAVAPLIYNAIPVFADVEPDYFCLDPNEVEKKITPRTRAIIVVDIFGLPYDAEAINTIAKKHGLLVIEDTAQAPGALYKGKYAGTLGDMGVYSLNYHKHIHCGEGGIVVTDDDALADRVRLIRNHAEAVVEQKGVTDIRNMIGFNYRMTEIEASITRCQLKKLDSLIRIRQENCAYLSEKLAEIPALEPARVRRDCTHVYYAYPVKYREDVAAVPREIFIEAVVAELSPTELREGEGVLIGCGYVKPLYLQPLYQKKIAYGSKGCPFGPPWYNHDTNYGRGLCPVTELLHEKELFTHELMRPGMTREDLDDVVKAFCKVWEYRNTLNF
- a CDS encoding GNAT family N-acetyltransferase, with amino-acid sequence MAESPIIKTPRLRIIPFSKEYLTPRYTGWLNDPEVMRYSEQRHKSHTLESCRQYWQSFADTPHYFWAVTAIDPNIGHIGNINAYVDEKNSLADIGIMIGEKTAWRKGYGLEAWQAVCSYLLDDVGIRKVTAGTMAANKSMLRIMEKSGMVADGRRIRHYIFNAAEVDVIHAALFKTSFKKV
- a CDS encoding glycosyltransferase family protein; this encodes MYLGKAEKIIATIEARMTSSRLPGKVLLPLAASPALQRIVERIRRSRYVDDVVVATTVNVEDGPIEDLCVKIGCRYHRGSEEDVLQRVLDAAHESKADLIVEITGDCPLIDHRHIDHLIELYYAGDHDYVSNAIERSFPDGFDVQVFPTRVLEVVDKLTDNPIDRVHVSYYIYTHPERFKLVNWRAEGEMLWPGLGLILDEQDDYELLKIIYEKLMSINEDFSAEDVVSLLRKNPKYLEINAHVRRKTASEG
- the pseI gene encoding pseudaminic acid synthase gives rise to the protein MDSYVSIGGYSIGKGHSAYLVAEMSANHNQSFDQAIRILHAAKDAGANAVKLQTYTPDTITLNCENAEFKIEGTIWAGKNLYQLYGEAYTPWDWQPKLKKIANDLSMDLFSTPFDETAVDFLEKMDVPAYKIASFELVDTGLLRKVARTGKPVIMSTGMATLAEIDEAVVTLREAGCEQLILLKCTSAYPANPAEMNLRTIPHMAEAFGAPIGLSDHTLGIAVPIAAVTLGACIIEKHFTLSRAIPGPDSAFSLEPHEFKAMVEAIRTAEKALGNVSYEVTEDEATSRIFRRSLFIVRDMIAGDLFTQENVRSIRPGNGLHTKHLQNVLGRKSNRDIKCGTPLNWEQIS
- a CDS encoding Gfo/Idh/MocA family oxidoreductase, whose translation is MDSYRAAIIGCGMIGAFFDVPASDSVLTHAKAYTTHPRTHLCAVMDIDEEKAASAGDIWDCAYYSEIDDLFHHEKPDIVSVCTPTENHYNCLRDLVRFRPRAVIAEKPLTDKTNLSQEIVRLYASEGIPLFVNYTRRYDPVLQRVRADILSKKFGTVLYAMIIYTKGILHNGSHAVDLCHFLFGELHESHPVWGRYVYSSEDPTISAFLSFERCANVFFIAADERYYSIFDFEIAGENRKIRFENSGLEYREDVVRDDPMFSGYRDLKRTRYRRTGLHKAMLGLVDNVVRYLEGDDQILCSGADAYLTQIVCENLIKTYRGAHA
- a CDS encoding ATP-grasp domain-containing protein yields the protein MTCEGKKLLFLGGALYQVPALRRAKELGCYVILADRDTEVPGRAYADEFLAISTADQERILQAALQHKIDGIMTYASDSSVATVAFVAQELGLPGNPPVAAETIRRKDLFREFQREHSLPHPRFARASSLAAAVDAMNDLTFPLVLKPVDSAGTRGHSVIYGRNEVAHAFEKAKNGSQMGIVIIEELINSDMIELDGDIWFKNRQLAFRHYGHNHFVKNRISNVPNGEIFPGFFDLEVEAQLDRQFETIIHELKLRDGCINFDALVAKGTVYIVDVGLRNGGNYVPEVIQLSTGFDLTAAAIHSALGLEYNAPWLKCPTPAPVASYLVGSRFHGRFMGMDFDPELKPFIVEVRPFIEVGDELQPYTRSDLAAGIVFLRFPGMDILRQCMDRIEDLIKLHIAPIRLDAAQKAPTGQHSEFKNFHELISPFLRQKMAEAEKRQDHTVLRVLTREYVESALERKLMAQEGLRHYDAEVTVEWEGVEINGIERLYRRVILFELVQHCAAHCRYCLRRNYDPWNHSREDIMRAARYIGMAPGHEEIREVLVTGGDPGIVPEKVDMFLSALAESAKQIAVVRLATRMPIHQPDLVNERLLKVLEKKRPFRIEIATQINHASEIFPEVEAAYRRLLEVVPCVYNQAVLLKGVNDTAEELIDLCDRVRELGIESHYLFHCVPIGGISSWRTSLAQALELARKVSQSGKISGRAKPKFVLMTSIGKITLYEGVVLDHKDGRCLFHSEYLYEERKRWNPAWELPENAFIDQNGFLCIWYTDTEE